A genome region from Streptobacillus felis includes the following:
- a CDS encoding IMP dehydrogenase has product CVMLGGLLVGTNESPGEEILYNGRGYKRYVGMGSLVAIERGSKDRYFQFEYATDKIETEGVETMVPFKGKL; this is encoded by the coding sequence ACTGTGTTATGTTAGGGGGATTATTAGTAGGAACAAATGAATCACCAGGTGAAGAAATTCTATATAATGGAAGAGGATATAAGAGATATGTTGGAATGGGGTCATTAGTGGCTATTGAAAGAGGAAGTAAAGATAGATATTTTCAATTTGAGTATGCAACTGATAAAATAGAAACAGAAGGTGTCGAAACCATGGTTCCATTTAAAGGAAAATTAAA